One genomic window of Bacillus mycoides includes the following:
- a CDS encoding GNAT family N-acetyltransferase produces MLQRVEHIEIDPIKKVLKHATGPSEVSLIKAVSLYENNHAVLYKYGNKGCIGIALIDTNRARICHIAVDEKYRNHGIALQMIKEIVRKYELTYIEAETDREAVGFYKKCNFKIESLGEKYPGIERFYCYLENE; encoded by the coding sequence ATGTTACAGCGTGTTGAGCATATAGAAATAGATCCAATTAAGAAAGTATTAAAGCATGCGACCGGCCCGAGTGAAGTAAGCTTAATTAAAGCAGTTTCATTGTATGAAAATAATCATGCAGTGCTATATAAATATGGGAATAAGGGTTGCATAGGTATTGCGTTAATTGATACAAATAGAGCGAGAATATGTCACATAGCTGTTGATGAAAAATATCGTAATCATGGAATTGCACTTCAAATGATTAAAGAAATAGTTAGGAAATATGAGTTAACATATATTGAGGCTGAGACAGACAGAGAGGCAGTCGGATTTTATAAGAAATGTAACTTTAAGATTGAAAGTTTGGGAGAAAAATACCCGGGGATAGAAAGGTTTTATTGTTATTTAGAGAATGAATAA
- a CDS encoding DMT family transporter, with amino-acid sequence MKAIAVGIVASFFFAFTFVLNRSMDLEGGSWIWSASLRYYFMVPMLLLIVMYRGNLKQLFQYMKNNPKEWLLWSIVGFGLFYAPLSFAGAFGPGWLVASTWQITIVAGILLTPFFAVDPLHKKLPMKELVMSGIILFGVVLMQVEHASSLGIRETILCVVPVLIAAFAYPLGNRKMMQVCKGELDVFQRVLGMTLASLPFWFLLSGYEVSTSGLPSSSQVFQCFIVAISSGLIATVLFFYATDLVKDDPQKLATVEATQSGEVLFALVGELIWLSAPIPSSLSWIGMSLVIVGMILHSYVAVVVKKAEKITA; translated from the coding sequence ATGAAAGCTATTGCAGTAGGGATAGTGGCATCGTTTTTCTTTGCCTTTACCTTTGTGTTAAACCGGTCGATGGACTTAGAAGGCGGAAGTTGGATTTGGAGTGCATCACTACGGTATTACTTTATGGTTCCAATGCTATTACTTATTGTTATGTATAGAGGGAACTTAAAACAACTCTTTCAATATATGAAAAACAATCCGAAAGAATGGTTGTTATGGAGTATTGTTGGATTTGGTCTCTTTTATGCACCGCTTAGTTTCGCGGGTGCGTTTGGACCGGGGTGGCTCGTTGCTTCAACTTGGCAAATTACGATAGTCGCAGGAATTTTATTAACACCATTTTTCGCGGTAGACCCATTACATAAGAAGCTTCCGATGAAGGAATTAGTAATGTCAGGCATTATTTTATTCGGTGTTGTTCTTATGCAAGTAGAACACGCTTCTTCTTTAGGAATTCGTGAAACCATTTTATGTGTAGTTCCGGTACTCATTGCTGCGTTTGCGTACCCACTTGGAAATAGAAAAATGATGCAAGTATGTAAGGGCGAATTAGATGTCTTCCAGCGGGTTCTAGGTATGACATTAGCAAGTTTACCATTTTGGTTTTTACTATCTGGATATGAAGTATCTACAAGCGGTTTACCGTCAAGTAGTCAAGTTTTTCAATGTTTTATCGTTGCGATTAGTTCAGGTTTAATTGCAACAGTATTATTCTTCTATGCGACAGATCTTGTAAAAGATGATCCGCAAAAATTAGCAACAGTCGAAGCGACACAGTCCGGCGAAGTTTTATTTGCGCTAGTAGGAGAGCTCATTTGGCTATCGGCTCCAATTCCGTCTTCTTTATCTTGGATTGGAATGAGCCTTGTAATTGTTGGAATGATACTTCATAGTTATGTAGCTGTAGTTGTGAAAAAAGCAGAAAAAATAACCGCGTAA
- a CDS encoding GNAT family N-acetyltransferase: MIRLLTKEDAEQYWDLRLQALQVNPEAFVTTYEEAVRQENPLERVASNLTSNTSCTFGAFNEEDQLIGVVTLLTEEKEAYKHKGHIVAMYVDAQNRRNGLARELIANAIQRAREIELEQLNLGVVSTNEPAKKLYESMGFKTYAIEKRAIKMNGVYSDDENMVLFL; the protein is encoded by the coding sequence ATGATTCGATTACTTACTAAAGAAGATGCGGAGCAATATTGGGACTTACGTTTACAAGCCTTACAAGTAAATCCAGAGGCATTTGTAACAACTTATGAAGAAGCGGTGCGGCAAGAAAATCCTCTTGAGCGAGTTGCAAGTAATTTAACATCTAATACTAGCTGTACATTTGGTGCTTTTAATGAAGAAGATCAATTAATTGGAGTTGTCACTTTACTAACAGAAGAGAAAGAGGCGTATAAGCATAAAGGTCATATCGTTGCGATGTATGTAGATGCACAAAATAGACGTAATGGACTGGCACGTGAGTTAATTGCAAATGCAATTCAAAGAGCGAGAGAAATAGAACTAGAGCAATTGAACTTAGGGGTTGTATCCACAAACGAACCAGCAAAAAAATTGTACGAATCAATGGGCTTTAAAACGTATGCAATTGAAAAAAGAGCTATAAAGATGAATGGTGTGTATAGTGATGATGAAAATATGGTGTTGTTTCTTTAA
- a CDS encoding GNAT family N-acetyltransferase, which yields MNIPFVQLRELTLDNVEDRYQWSLDTEVTKHLVVPNQYPPFTREDTRRWIEACISRKNGYEQRAIVTKEGIHIGWVDLKNFDNTNKNAELGIAIGNKEYWGKRYGMAALYSMLQIGFSEFQLEKVWLRVDEDNLKARKSYEKAGFVCEGIMRNDRLRQGKFIHRYRYSMLKEEYQSLFNSL from the coding sequence GTGAATATACCATTCGTTCAATTAAGAGAATTGACACTAGACAATGTAGAAGATCGATATCAATGGTCATTAGATACAGAAGTAACAAAGCATTTAGTTGTACCAAATCAATATCCACCGTTCACTCGTGAAGATACGAGAAGGTGGATTGAAGCATGCATAAGTCGAAAGAATGGTTATGAACAACGAGCTATCGTTACAAAGGAAGGTATACACATTGGATGGGTAGACCTAAAAAACTTTGATAATACAAATAAAAATGCCGAACTAGGGATTGCAATTGGAAATAAAGAATATTGGGGTAAAAGATATGGAATGGCAGCTCTATACAGTATGTTACAAATCGGCTTTTCTGAATTCCAATTAGAAAAAGTTTGGCTACGAGTAGACGAAGATAATTTAAAAGCTAGAAAGAGTTATGAAAAAGCTGGATTTGTTTGTGAAGGAATAATGAGAAATGATCGATTACGTCAAGGTAAGTTCATTCATCGCTATCGTTATAGTATGTTAAAAGAAGAATATCAATCTTTATTCAATAGTCTATAA